The window AAGTTTGTGGGTGAAAAATTTTAGGTACTTTTTGACTGTTAAAGAATAGTTGATGTGTTCTTAAAATCCCATGTTTGTGATTTAGGAAACTTGAAGTTTGGATTGATGGGATGTCAAGGTGGTGGATTTTGGGTTTTACATGAATTTGGAATAAATTAATTGTGATCAGATTTGATATCGTAAAGGTGATCATCCAAAACTAAGACAGGGATACCATTTTAAAGAACATTTAGGGAGTAGTTATTAATTTGTGTTGTACTTTCAGAGGGGGAAGGCCCAAGTTTATCGTGGATTGAAGCTTGGGATTTTTCCTTGGTCATGAACATTGGCTCGGATTAAAGATAACTTAGGTAGACAACTAAGTGGAATTGTTATGAGTTTGCTTAAATATGAGAAATCTTTGTAGGCTTGAAACATCAATTATTGCACTGCTTCGTATACTTTAACAGTACACTGGAATAGAAAATGTCTATTTTTCTTATCATATATGATATACCACTCATATatcatgttttaatttttaaaaatcacatGTCAATGATCAAGTTCAGGGCCATCAATGAATTACTGTTCAAGTGGCAACTTGTAggataaaatatatacacaatttTTAACTGTCAAAACACGGTAACTTTTAAGTTTCACAATAAAAATCCAGTTGGCTTGTAACTGAAATCCTATAATTTAATAGTTTATAGACATATATATAGATTGCAAAACACAAAGTTTGTATGTTGTCGGAATGTCAAGATAGTTAGTTATGGGTTTTGCACAATATAGCTTAGCTTGCATCAAATATGATTTGCTGATTtcaaaactaaaacagaaatgGGAACCTTAAAAAGAACATGTAGGAagtagttatttattttattagattacATAATGCAGAAAAGCTTAAGTTTATTGTGGATTCCATGGTCCTCGACTTCATGCGGGATCAAGAATGACTTGGGTAGCCAACTGACCAGAATAGGTATTGATGCTGCTTATGGGAAATCTTTAAAGCTTAAATCGAGCGGGATTAAGAATGACTAGGGTAGACCAATGACTGGTATTGTTATTAATGCTGCTTATGGGACATCTTTAAAGGTTTGAAACATCTCATATTGAGCAGCTTCCTAGGTTAGAAAGTGCCCCTAAATAGGAAATGGATGTTTTCTTTTCTGAGCCACTGAATAGTCGTAAATTTTAATACCTAGTGTTTCCCTAGTAATAATTTCCTCCAACATGGGAGTTTTGTGCTCCCTGAAGAACATCACTTTCTTTTTGTTATCTCAATCTATTGTATATTCTTATTGAATAAATGAGTAATGCTTAGAGTAACTTTAAGTATATGTTTGAATATAATCTATGGATTATATTCATTAAAAGATGAGTTTTAACTTATTGCCCCCTTATTACTTTTATGTCTCAGGGTTTATGCCATATTCCTCTCCAATGGATTCATTTTCAAATGAGGTTTGTCACTAAACCTGTTTCAACTTTACTCTAAGATGTGATGTTCTTTTGCTGTCTTTCCTTTTTCTCTGACATTACCAAGTTCACTTTTGATTTTTGGACTGCAGACTATAGTAAAAGTAAttgtcaaaatttattatttgcatATGTTTCCATCATGTGAATACAATAAATAATACTCTTTAGTTGCGTCTATATACACATAAGCATGATATACATATTAAACCCTTCTCCTAATAGCTAGACCAATGATTTAAGGTAAATGGTAAGTCAACATTAAATCAAGGCACTTTTGAGCGAGCAGTCTCTTATTCGAATTTCGGGAACCCGAATATTctcaaaatatatcattttggCCACTAAATTTAGGGTTGCCCCAGAGAAGGGCTGTGATTTGCTCTTTAATCTTGATACAGGGTTTCAAGTGGTTAGTCATATAAACACATAAGCATGATATATTAAGCTTTTAGCCCTTCTCGCAGCACCTTCAGGTTTTGGTAGAGAATAGCACCATTTGCTTGGTAGGTCAAAGAAGAACCAGGTTTAATTCTCTTAAAGGAACTTCACTTGTTTTGTTTGTAGAAATCTTCACGTTCAGTTGGCACCAGTTCAATAAAACCTCTATCTTCCATTATGGATATCATGGAGAGTCCTGTGAAGATGGCGAGCCAGTCAAATGCTCATCACCACAATCGTACAATAGTAGTAAGGCATCCACGTCATTACTATGGCCGTCAATATTCACGACGAAACTCTACTCACCATACTGATGCATCAAGCTCTCAAGGAAAGGTTACTCCTCTACATAATGATAGATTGTCCTTCAAGTTGGCGAGGCAAGGGAATTCAGAATCTAGTAGGCATGCAGGTAACTTTCCTAAGGGTTTTTGGCTTAGAAATACATCTAAAGCTCTTGTTTATATTTAAAGATACTGAGAATAAACTAATAATGTGTGGAGCATCTTCACAATGAATAATAGTAAGTTACTTATAGTCATGTTGTTTGTGATGGTGAATATTGTTTTGTTGCAAACCTTAGTTCTCTTTCTCTACTGTTTTAGTTTTCATCTCTTGTCCTGGTGAAATGACCATATTTGTATAAATGTAAGATATATGTATATGGTTACCCTTGTACACACTTTTTATGTGAAGTTTCCTTCTTGTCGTTCCCAGAAGGTAGAGACAAAGCATCTCGGAGGCTAGAAAGAATTAGATCTGGTACTACGGCAATGGAAACAATTTCTGCCGATGTAATTCAGATGACATGTGGAATATGCCAGAAACACTTGAAAAGCAGGTCTTATATTTTTGGAAATACCATATCCTCTAGTGACCTGTCTGTGGTGGCAGTGCTAGTTTGTGGTCATGTTTATCACGCTGACTGCCTGGAAACAAAAACAAGTTATGAAGATAGAAGAGACCCGCCCTGCCCCACGTGTACAAGCTTCTTTTCACATATTGATACGCCAAGTACAAAAAACTAGTTACAGATACACTGACTGTGTACTTTAAGATATTGTTAATCTAGCAGGGCATAACTCCTAGGCTGTAAATTAGGTATCTATTAAATGACACAATCGTGTATATGTAATCTTGAATCTCTAGATGATTATAAATGGCATGTGAGACTTCTTAGACATTTGTTGCAGGTGAATCTTTGCAAACCGCAAAAAATGCTGGTTTAGGGACATCTGCTCTTATTTCTTAACCAATTTGTCTTTCTGAGGTCGTACGTCACCACTTATAGTTGTAATTTTGAATCATGCATcaatgatttaatatattattgatgTTATGTTCTGGTCTGCGCGAAAGGTAGCTCTTGAAATATTTCCTCAGTTTTCTGGTTATGCCAGGGACTTCTTGTTAGATACTAGCAGTTGTGCAATCTAAAATTATGTAGCTCAATTTTGAACCAGCGCTTCCTTGGTAGTTAACTAGTTATAATGGAATGTGCCCATGTAGCTCATCGTCTGGTAGTGGCTCACAATATTCTAAGCCATGTTCTTCATCTATCAGTTATCATATTCGTTTTCAATTTCAGTTctcaaaatcacaaaaaaaggGTACTTGAAAAAACGAATATTTTTTAGACCAATATCAGTTTCtcaattttgtttaattttttggtttaacttagtttttttatttatgataacgTGTTAGGTTGAGGTTTGACAATGAAACATGTATTGTTTTCGCAAAAACtttaaaacaacttttacatGAATATATAATAAGTAATGTATGTATTAGTtgagtttgatagtgaaatatatatattattttttgcaaaAGCTAATAATTATATGAAACACATATTGATTTAGGtaatatgataattatatatatcatatattaacaAGGAATATTGAAGTGTTCGAAGTTGAAAGCAGCTTTGTAGTTAAAAACACTTTGCGctttaaaaatttgtaaataattcTAGTCCATCCAAAAGAAGAAACATTTTGATGCATGCCTTTACCATACTAAAAATCTTATGTTGTTTAATATAAGAGATAGGAGAAAGGTTTGGGCCAAAAAAAAATGAGTGAATACGaaattattataatgaaatttgaaaaaaaatttatacccAGTAAAGATAAAACATTCCTTCTCAGACCGGAGAGGTGATTTcaataatttcattaaaatacGAAGAAatgaatggaatgaggggaaaTAATAAAACTCTTGGGCAATCATCCAAAtaatagttcaaatttcatatCATTCCTTCCACATCAcgccccaaccaaacacaacattgaTCTTTGAAACAGTTTCATGATCAAACAAGTCAAACGACACTGTATTTCCAACAGAACAAACATGAGCCAAATATCCCATAATAGTCGGTAAGACACGGAAAAAGAAGTCACTGGCTAAACTATGTATATGATCTATGAGGTTACAAACCTTGCTCATCAACACTCAGCAATTTCTAAGGTGGCCTTGCATGACTTTTTGTTGTGCCCCTCCTCTTTGCACCTTGTACAGGTAACTGTCCTTTTATCCACAGATTCTGATTCTTTCAGTTCCCTCTTTTCTTGGGCCGCTGTCCTAGTGGGCACAGGGGGGAGCACAGACTCGGTTAAACCTGGACTTTTATCATCATCTTCCACAGGCTTCACTCCCAGTACCAAGTTTATGGACTTGGAATATGTTGATCGGTAGCTATCAGCTGTAAAATATTTGGAATAATAATCATATGAATTCCTACCTGTTGAAATGAAGACAGCAACAGCATGGCAGCATGGTTGCAGCTTTTTCCATCCCAAGCAAGTGCAGTCCAAGTTGTCCAGATTTACAACATGAATGCATTCATCCCGAACTTCAAATAGGGTGTCTGATGAGCACAGGACTTTCATTTTACGTGCTTTTATGCTGTAATTTTGCAACTTTTTTTCATACGATGGTGTGAGGTTTTTGGTCCACTTGCAAGATTCCTTTTGACCTCTGTCCATCAACCCAGCCATCATGCGTATTAGAGCTTCTATCTTCCGTACTATAGACAATTCCCTTAATTCTTCCATTAGTGTAATGTATGGTTCTGCAATATTTTgtgatatatgattatattgCTCACCCTCAAAAAACAAACTTGTCCAAAACTCTGGCTCTATTTGCATGACCCAGTCATAAGCTTTggaacatattttttttatttgttcagTGCACTTCTCAAAATCACAAAGCCTGGTCGCATGTGCAGCAGCTAAAAGAGTAACTGGCAATAAAGCTTTTCCATCTCCACTGAAAGGACCCTTTAAGTTCCTTTTAAAGCTTTTCATAAGGTGGTAGATGGAGTAACCATGATGAGAATTTTCGAATAACTCAAGCACAGATTTCTTCAGGTCCTTCTCTCTATCCGAAACAAATGTTAGGGATTGAGGAGACGACATTGCATACTTCAATTGCTCTAGAAACCAGTGCCAATTATCACTATTTTCAACATCAACTACAGCAAAAGCAACAGGAAAGAAACCATCATTTCCATCAACTGCCGTTGCTGTCAACAAGATTTCTTGGTAATCTGATCTTATATATGATGCTTCAAGAAAAAGAAGCGGGCGACAACCATTTAAGAAACCAAACATTGTTGCCTGAAACGCCACAAAAAGACCACGGAATGTTTTGTCATCATTGGTGACGAAATTGGTGGAGCTACCAGGATTAgtctttgatattttttcacaaAACCAAGGCAACTGATTATAAGCCTCCTTATAAGATCCACGAAGTTGTTCTCGTGCATCCTCAGTCGCCCGCCTTACTTGTGAGTAGCTCAAACTAATCCCAAAATCATGGGAAATGCCACTAGCAATTTCTCTTGGTTTCAGATTCGGAGAATCACGTAATCTTTCCTTAATGATACCTACGAACCGACTCCTTGCTAGGTGACCAGATTTCCAAGATTCACCTCCACATGTGTGTGTATCTTGAAACTTTTTTATCTCAAAAGGATGTTCACTAGAGACCCGCGAAGCATAAATCCTCCAAGAACAACCATCAACAACACATACAGCAATTACACGATTAGCTTCACTCTTTCTCAATTTATATGTAAAACGATGTGCCATAGCATATTTCTGCAGAGCATCTCGAAATTCTTGAACACCTTCAAACTCCTGACCAACACCTTTAATGATATCCCTCCAAGCATCAACTTGGTTTTCCAACAAGTGGTCGTGAGAACTGGAATTGGAAGTGCGATTGTCACAGTCGGCTTTCCTAGGGGTAACATCTTTCCTGGGCTTCTTCATATTATGGCTCAGATGACCGCTCTTTTCCAGAGGAGTTCTCTCCTCATCATCTACAACAATCATGGGACCATTGGCACCAATTTTCCAGGAGGCTGTGCGCCTTCTTTTCTTGACAGCATCTGCAGGAGTAGCAGTTAAATCAATTTTATCCGAGCTGTGATGATTTGCAGCAGCAGAAAAATCGGACTTTGGAGCACAATCTGATTCAAAAACAACCATAGGTCCTGCAGAATGGGTTGAGATAGTAGTCGTTCTACTATCGCTCTTAGCGGTTGCCCGAAGACCTTGTACTACAGGGACATCAGAAGAAGGCTTGGGACTGGAAGCTCCCCCCGTTTTCCTCTTGACAACATGCTTAGCAGGCTTTCTTTTCTGAACACGCTTTCCACGGACTTGATTGCCTGGGGTCAAATCAGTAGGGATTGCTGGCTCGGAACCAGGCTCTACTGTTCCCGCAAGTTTCGCACTGGTTTCCCTGAAAGCGTTACACGTTTACTGATGTGTTTAATGCGCTTATGCAAAGAATGTAGTCAGTGTAAACCCTAACCATCAAAGATTAATGAAAAGGATTGCTCTAGTTATTTTCGAAAGCAAAGGCAAACAATAATACTTGCAACTAGTGAGTTATCCAATGCAATCATGATCTATGCAGCGACCTACTAAAGGCTAGCAACTGTGAACCACTATCAGAAATAGAAATTAATAATGTACAAAGATTCAAAAAAGCACTTTAGATCTACCTGTCGGCATGCATATTCAATGCATCATGATTAAACCCTTCCTTTCCCATAACGAAGACATCTGTAGATACAGAATTCCcgtgaaaatcaagcattcttTTCAAGTCCTTTTCAGTCTTAAGGGTAATAAGATTCCGCCTGTTTCCCGGAAGGAAGTACTTGATGGACATATCATTATAGTCCCGATTACACATTTCGGCTAATTCCAGCTTCAAATCATCAAATACACTCTCAAGATTAACATTTACTGCATTGGCCTCTCCTCCATCATACGACAAAGTTCCATCATCATTCGTAACAAAATCACCGCCATACTGGCAGATTAGAATAAGTTTCCCCCGCACCATtgcatatatcttcataattcCGAACAAATCAGAATCAGCAAAACATGATCAATATATACTCATACAGTCTTATTATCACTTattatcaaaattcaaaacatttacttgcaacataaatataaaatacttcGTTGAGTTATTACAACAGTGAGTAACTGATAACAAATCAATACTTAAAACTATGCAGTGCCGATATCATAAAATCAAATCTTACAAAGTTCATAAATTTTAAGCAATCACAACAAAGGCAGAGTGCAATCAGTACAGGAATATATATGATCAGATTATAAAGTTCAGCTCAGCATCGAAATTTTATGTCGTGCATTAAGATGTATACAAACAGATGTAAATATATCGAGAGAGAGACAGACAGAGActgggggggagagagagagagagagagagagagagagagagagagagagagacggagggagagggggagagagagagattaattACCTTGAAAAGTGACGGAGGGGGGTAAACGAATTGGGGGGTTTGGGAGACTAGGGAAAAACTGGAAGACGGGAGCGTATAAATTGATTTCACAAACTACAAGGGTGTCATTTGATATATATCATTATCCTACAAGGACTCatttaaaaatatctaaaagTTAGGGTACTGAATCACAATTACACACCCTATTAATAAAAAGATGATAAGAACTAATTATtcagatcggattttttttttttattgacaatggaggcttatatgccttacaaattagtatctgttctaatactaTTAgaatgagccagagtcgaacccgggtctccgggaacaacagaggataaacccaccacttgggctatccaatcgtgctcattCAGATCGGATTTTAGAAAGCgcatttttagttttttgaacATACTCAGATGCTACACATTTAATCTGGGTatctcaaaattttcaaaagacaATCTTATTAGTatctattattataaaattgacaTATTTCTacatttcaatatatatttattgagtcattttcaagagagaaccattaaACAGAGAACCCAACCCTTACCTTCTTTCtggtattagttagggttctgccgcagaactgcacatgaaaaaaaatatcttattaatgtattatattttgaaattacttcCGAACACACAGAACGATGCAGAAAAACATGTAATTTTGTTGAAATCGaaataaaaatatcaagaaTAAACATAGTAAAatcgaataaaataaaataggactATACATCACTTAGAAACTACGTTGTATTTCTCAATGAGCAACCATTAACACCATGAATCTTGTGACATCAGACATTAGCAACCATAACAGTGATTATAATTCACAATCATCTAAAAAAGCTCTCTAAACATTAAGTCTATTACTCAGCTTTTAAACAATCTATCACTAATGCTACATATAGGTATTAAAGCACACCTATGCCACAAAGGATAATCGTAAAAAACGGGTATCAATTATTACATTTCTTACTATAATATGCATAGAAGAACACCAACATAAATAATATAGATGGTGTAGATGCCTGATTGACACCTTCACTCTACTTGGCAATATGTAAACTTCATAGAAATTCTAGATTTTGATCTCTTGCTATCATAAGTAGATAACAATATTAGATTCATGAATTTACATATAATAACACAGATATAAAACCAAGTTTACCATAACCAGCTACCAAAATAGAAGTAATAAACATACTCATTGAACTTCGAGCAAATCACACTGttaaaaacttatcaaaaacTTCCTTAGAAATGAAAATCATTATTACCTGACTTAGTAAATTAAGAAGTCACCAAGAGTACATATATAGTTGTGTCACAAGGGGAAAGATAAAACATAATTATTCCTTAAAAGATGTGCAAATTTCTATTTGTATTAGGTCCTCAAGCGAGAAAAAATCTACACTCgagtaattatatatttattgtatcaaaattataaattagcaGACTTTGGTCAGGTCATGTCAGTCCATCTACTACTCACAACCTGAACCATGACTTGTGTCCACAGCCTCATTCTGGACATTTGGTCTCCGCATTATCTTcaacaaaaacatgaaaattgaaggaggTGCTAGTTGTGGAGTGAGGCATACATACATCTGCTCTAAAACTTGATTTAGGAGTTCCATCGTAGTTCATCTCCCCTTATTATGATGTAAAAACCACATATAAATTTAAGTACATAgcatatcataaaaaaatattaatatattcttaATGAAACAAAAACCAAAGAAGAAAAAGACTAAAGCATTGAAAAGCCACAAAAtcgaaaacaaataattaataaaattagagagagagagagagagagaattaaTAATTAGAAAAGATTAATAATAGAAGACGATACTTTCAGAAACTTGTATCTAGGTGTTTTGTCCACCATTGGAGACGCTTGTACCACTAGTTTGGTTGTCCTGGTGAACATAATTGTTAGAGGTTAACAAACTCCAGTTGTGACTTGCCAACTAGCATTGCTATTCGTCAATCCTACAGAGTCGGAATAGAAGTATTTTACTGGTGAGTCATGTCATTCATATATCAAAATGCAAAGTCAATAACACAAACCATGCATAAATATATCTCGGTAACAtgataaataacaaaaatatacattttaaatAACATGATTTTATTGAGAAATCTCATTATTAATCAAATACATTTAACAGTAATCAGATGCATGATCCTTGATCATAATATATACTAGTATTGATGCCCGCGTTGCAggactttaaaattttaaaaaaaatctaatagcAGAAGAAATTATACATATAGGAATAATGTTGCTTAGAACGAACACAAAGCATTGTAATATAGATAGTGAATATGATTTGGAGAAAGCCAGTATCATCCGATGCAAGCACAACCATTCGAAATCTACATTATTTGTTGTTACTGTAAAGTGTTTATATTTGGACAAAAGGAACAAACAAAGCGATGAGCTAATTTTTGTGTAACCTGATTTCTGGATATGGAACAATCCTCTGGCAGATGGGGCAGCCTTCCATACGCTCTATTGATTGAGTCTCAGAATCGCAGGAGGTATAGACCTGGATAAACCATTTTTGATTTTCGTCCACTTTTATGATGATGAGATGTGCCAGTACTTATTCTTGAATAACAAAGCGTTAGATTTTATTTCAAGTTTTAGCACAGCTGTAATTTTTCATTTCCTTTTGATTTACTTATACACCTTAACAAATTCTTTATCCAACGTCTTAATTGCTTCCACCGTGTACAGCTCGGCTTTCCTTGCCTTGTAAGATGTCATTACTCTTTTTACGAATTCCAGCTCAGCTAACCTAATATGGAAtgattacaatattaaagattCTGAGTAGACTAACATTATGTTTtgccaaaaacacaaaaatttcTAACTTACATTCTTCTTAGGTGATTAACGTTGTGGTGGTTATAGTTGAGATAGAATTTGGTATTTGACACATTGCCTAACTTTGGCTCATCTGTTATGTCCAATGAGAAATGTAACCTGTTAAAATCAGTTCAGTTCACACAGCCTTTAAAAGATTCAGTTGTGTACTCAGTGTTCCATAGCTGTACTCTGCATGCCGCAAGTATGATAATTACTGGATTCCCCTTCTGTTCCCAAATGGCGTTAACAAAGTGTTCAGCAAACTTGTCCCAGAATATCGCAGCTTGGCTTTATAATAgtaaaagatatatatactcaaagaaatttcataaatttttggtCGCATATGTCATAGGTCTGATTGTTGATTACAATAACGCCGCAAATGTCATAGGTCTGATTGTTGATTAGGATAACGAAAATGATTAAAATACGTTCATATTCTGATATCCTGTATACTAAAGAAACTTCTTGCTATTACGGTCAATGATAACTCCTGACTATTACAAAAGTAATAGTATTCATAAACTCAACCAAGCAGAGACAATAAACTATaagtttttataattaattaaggaAATGGATAAATAAGCTCtatattttactatttaaactcCAATTGTAAATTTTATACCACATTTACCCATGCCTTTTATACATGTTTCATCCATATTATAGGTGATAATGCGATTTGGATAAAGGAAAAAGTAGAATTGGAGTTTAAATAGTATAgtttggagcttatttatcaatttcctAAATTAAATGGGTAAAACATTTTCTTTCTGTAATAAACAATAATAACAAGAAACATTTATGGATTGTGAATCATTAACATCCATATCATTTAATTCTTGATTATAgtgaaaattaattacaaatattgAATTTGCGAAAATTTCGTTAGATGTATTTGATTGCATACATAAATGATATGGATGTTGATGATTCACAATCAGCTAAATAACGCAAGTGGGTTGAAAATAAGTATTAAATTGAATAGGAGTATGGTAAATATTTTACCCTTTTGAAAATGGGTAAATCTTTAACAGATTTAGCATTCATTAAGaatatatagaatatagaatatagaatatatatatatatatatagatatagataatttttataatagttTAATATTCTAtacttaaaaaattacaaataccatataaattatccaaataaataaactaaaaaaattccacatataaatagtttatcacttattttaaattaaactaaacCGTCCCTGAAATAACAGGGTCAGCAAGATTTTTCTTGTCAAGAACCCATTTTTCCAGCTCGAGTTGAGAATTTACGAAATGGACAAACACCAAGCCACTAACCAAGAACTTTAGAATCGGGCTCCATTACTATTGTCTTctgtttaaataatatatatagtgagtaGTTGTTAAATTTCAAATACAATTGAAAAGAGCAGAGAAGAActcgataaaaaaaacaaaaatttaaaccaCAGTAGTAGAATAAGTAGCAAACATCATACTGTGAGTtaatttagaggggtgtattggattgggattttaaaaaattttaaaggatttttttgCAAACATcatagtgtattttaagttttttgaaatcccaccaaattcaatgggattttgaagcattgtacctaaatcctatcaactctacgacatttcatcaagaatccgcacaaaatcaaaatctcatacaatccattaaaatccatagacgaaaaacaatgcattaaaatcccaatcgaataccccaTAGTCTAAACAACAAAGCCAAACAGTGgtttctttgattttttataagtCCCTCATAATTGGTTTTTGGTACATGTAaaagcatattctaaaaataattgGATTCCACAATTAAATTAACCCAACTTCAACATTAATCATTTATCAGAGTTATTAACTGCAtagaaaataattattctatTCACGTTACAGTTGTAGTTGAATAGATACGAATCTATAATTAAGAACATTCCTATGATCGCTAACCAAAACGTATCCAACGGCCAGGATTTAAACCAACCCCACCAAACATGTAATAAAGCCGAGGTCATTTGTTTTTTTGGGGCGTGAACAACAAACGGAAAACTAACTTTTCTCGCCAGCTCAGCCTCCTCTCCTTTCCCTCCCCGCCGCTCAAACCCTTCGTCAACTTTCTCCCGCCGGAAAATATTTTCCGGCGCCGAAAGTTGAGGTTCTGTGTTGGGCCCTTTATTCACATACTTTTTGGCGGGAgaggttttttatttttgttcattC of the Daucus carota subsp. sativus chromosome 4, DH1 v3.0, whole genome shotgun sequence genome contains:
- the LOC108216655 gene encoding uncharacterized protein LOC108216655 encodes the protein MGKRKKITDHNKTPPPSPSGFMPYSSPMDSFSNEKSSRSVGTSSIKPLSSIMDIMESPVKMASQSNAHHHNRTIVVRHPRHYYGRQYSRRNSTHHTDASSSQGKVTPLHNDRLSFKLARQGNSESSRHAEGRDKASRRLERIRSGTTAMETISADVIQMTCGICQKHLKSRSYIFGNTISSSDLSVVAVLVCGHVYHADCLETKTSYEDRRDPPCPTCTSFFSHIDTPSTKN
- the LOC108219375 gene encoding uncharacterized protein LOC108219375, with the translated sequence MVRGKLILICQYGGDFVTNDDGTLSYDGGEANAVNVNLESVFDDLKLELAEMCNRDYNDMSIKYFLPGNRRNLITLKTEKDLKRMLDFHGNSVSTDVFVMGKEGFNHDALNMHADRETSAKLAGTVEPGSEPAIPTDLTPGNQVRGKRVQKRKPAKHVVKRKTGGASSPKPSSDVPVVQGLRATAKSDSRTTTISTHSAGPMVVFESDCAPKSDFSAAANHHSSDKIDLTATPADAVKKRRRTASWKIGANGPMIVVDDEERTPLEKSGHLSHNMKKPRKDVTPRKADCDNRTSNSSSHDHLLENQVDAWRDIIKGVGQEFEGVQEFRDALQKYAMAHRFTYKLRKSEANRVIAVCVVDGCSWRIYASRVSSEHPFEIKKFQDTHTCGGESWKSGHLARSRFVGIIKERLRDSPNLKPREIASGISHDFGISLSYSQVRRATEDAREQLRGSYKEAYNQLPWFCEKISKTNPGSSTNFVTNDDKTFRGLFVAFQATMFGFLNGCRPLLFLEASYIRSDYQEILLTATAVDGNDGFFPVAFAVVDVENSDNWHWFLEQLKYAMSSPQSLTFVSDREKDLKKSVLELFENSHHGYSIYHLMKSFKRNLKGPFSGDGKALLPVTLLAAAHATRLCDFEKCTEQIKKICSKAYDWVMQIEPEFWTSLFFEGEQYNHISQNIAEPYITLMEELRELSIVRKIEALIRMMAGLMDRGQKESCKWTKNLTPSYEKKLQNYSIKARKMKVLCSSDTLFEVRDECIHVVNLDNLDCTCLGWKKLQPCCHAVAVFISTGRNSYDYYSKYFTADSYRSTYSKSINLVLGVKPVEDDDKSPGLTESVLPPVPTRTAAQEKRELKESESVDKRTVTCTRCKEEGHNKKSCKATLEIAEC